One genomic region from Magallana gigas chromosome 3, xbMagGiga1.1, whole genome shotgun sequence encodes:
- the LOC105317775 gene encoding N66 matrix protein has protein sequence MMLQLFCCLVLLFGNSVAQSNGNVLNGLNNNGPNDNWLNRLNNNGMNLFNNANNGINWQDNNGMNGLNNNGLNDNWQNGLNNNGINWFNNENNGINWSGNNGLNGFNWRNGNNNNNNGFNSEFNNWSSWMNNNMNWASSGSNGFNGLNGNRANMMGGWNGIRGLGGRGSGSGSLIGGSNRGGRAMYG, from the exons ATGATGTTGCAATTGTTCTGCTGCTTGGTACTTTTGTTTGGAAATTCAGTAGCCCAGTCTAATg GAAACGTCCTAAACGGGTTAAACAACAATGGTCCGAACGATAATTGGCTAAATAGATTGAATAACAATGGAATGAATCTGTTTAACAATGCCAACAATGGAATAAATTGGCAGGACAACAATGGGATGAATGGATTAAACAACAATGGTCTGAACGATAATTGGCAAAATGGATTGAACAACAACGGAATAAATTGGTTTAACAACGAAAATAATGGAATAAACTGGTCCGGCAACAATGGTTTAAATGGGTTCAACTGGAGGAACGGgaacaacaacaataacaatGGATTCAACAGCGAGTTCAATAATTGGTCAAGCTGGATGAACAACAACATGAACTGGGCGTCCAGCGGCTCAAATGGCTTTAATGGTTTGAATGGAAACAGGGCCAATATGATGGGTGGATGGAATGGCATCAGGGGGCTGGGAGGGCGTGGTAGCGGCAGTGGGTCTCTGATTGGTGGTTCCAACAGGGGTGGCCGAGCAATGTACGGTTAA
- the LOC105317776 gene encoding uncharacterized protein isoform X2: MIVCIILCLFVSFASAQKNPISNLLGGILQTDLLPAQNVTKSGLLEGILQSDILAQKNGTKPGLLDGILKNGLLAPKNNKDNTISSLVGGILQNDLLAPESKNSTKPSLGSILQEGLSRPLTSLLSKNSPVFTLLQPSTLEEIVLKLLELLKPLLPFINILLQHVTEILIVVINNLGDFLDHLIAILNALLPDWKNILLQLVQTLLQLLNEILPQLRPLLKEVLKLVQGLLQFLFDGNLCDLDKVFDKVDQLLAI, encoded by the exons ATGATTGTGTGCattattttgtgtttgtttgtttctttcGCATCAGCACAAA aaaacCCAATATCTAATCTTCTAGGAGGTATTCTTCAGACGGATTTGCTACCAGCACAAA ATGTCACAAAGTCGGGTCTTCTTGAGGGTATTCTTCAAAGTGATATTTTAGCACAAAAAA aTGGTACAAAGCCAGGTCTTTTAGATGGAATTCTAAAAAATGGTCTTTTAGCACCTAAAA aTAACAAGGATAACACGATTTCAAGTCTTGTTGGTGGAATATTGCAAAATGATTTACTAGCACCTGAAAGTAAAA ACAGCACAAAACCGAGTCTTGGTAGTATTCTACAGGAGGGTCTAAGTCGACCTTTGACTTCGTTACTATCAAAAAATTCTCCGGTGTTCACCTTACTCCAGCCATCTACATTAGAAGAAATTGTGTTAAAGCTTCTCGAGCTTCTGAAACCATTGTTGCCTTTCATCAACATCTTGCTCCAACACGTCACCGAGATTCTTATTGTGGTGATCAACAACCTTGGGGACTTCCTCGACCATTTAATTGCGATTTTGAATGCTCTGCTACCTGACTGGAAAAACATACTGCTTCAATTGGTGCAAACCTTGCTACAGCTCTTGAATGAAATCCTGCCACAGCTACGCCCCCTTCTGAAAGAAGTGCTGAAGTTGGTCCAGGGATTGCTGCAGTTCCTATTTGACGGGAATCTTTGTGACCTTGATAAGGTGTTTGACAAGGTTGACCAATTATTGGCAATCTAA
- the LOC105317776 gene encoding uncharacterized protein isoform X1: protein MIVCIILCLFVSFASAQKNPISNLLGGILQTDLLPAQTSDVTKSGLLEGILQSDILAQKNGTKPGLLDGILKNGLLAPKNNKDNTISSLVGGILQNDLLAPESKNSTKPSLGSILQEGLSRPLTSLLSKNSPVFTLLQPSTLEEIVLKLLELLKPLLPFINILLQHVTEILIVVINNLGDFLDHLIAILNALLPDWKNILLQLVQTLLQLLNEILPQLRPLLKEVLKLVQGLLQFLFDGNLCDLDKVFDKVDQLLAI from the exons ATGATTGTGTGCattattttgtgtttgtttgtttctttcGCATCAGCACAAA aaaacCCAATATCTAATCTTCTAGGAGGTATTCTTCAGACGGATTTGCTACCAGCACAAA cttCAGATGTCACAAAGTCGGGTCTTCTTGAGGGTATTCTTCAAAGTGATATTTTAGCACAAAAAA aTGGTACAAAGCCAGGTCTTTTAGATGGAATTCTAAAAAATGGTCTTTTAGCACCTAAAA aTAACAAGGATAACACGATTTCAAGTCTTGTTGGTGGAATATTGCAAAATGATTTACTAGCACCTGAAAGTAAAA ACAGCACAAAACCGAGTCTTGGTAGTATTCTACAGGAGGGTCTAAGTCGACCTTTGACTTCGTTACTATCAAAAAATTCTCCGGTGTTCACCTTACTCCAGCCATCTACATTAGAAGAAATTGTGTTAAAGCTTCTCGAGCTTCTGAAACCATTGTTGCCTTTCATCAACATCTTGCTCCAACACGTCACCGAGATTCTTATTGTGGTGATCAACAACCTTGGGGACTTCCTCGACCATTTAATTGCGATTTTGAATGCTCTGCTACCTGACTGGAAAAACATACTGCTTCAATTGGTGCAAACCTTGCTACAGCTCTTGAATGAAATCCTGCCACAGCTACGCCCCCTTCTGAAAGAAGTGCTGAAGTTGGTCCAGGGATTGCTGCAGTTCCTATTTGACGGGAATCTTTGTGACCTTGATAAGGTGTTTGACAAGGTTGACCAATTATTGGCAATCTAA
- the LOC105317776 gene encoding uncharacterized protein isoform X4 has protein sequence MIVCIILCLFVSFASAQKNPISNLLGGILQTDLLPAQNVTKSGLLEGILQSDILAQKNGTKPGLLDGILKNGLLAPKNSTKPSLGSILQEGLSRPLTSLLSKNSPVFTLLQPSTLEEIVLKLLELLKPLLPFINILLQHVTEILIVVINNLGDFLDHLIAILNALLPDWKNILLQLVQTLLQLLNEILPQLRPLLKEVLKLVQGLLQFLFDGNLCDLDKVFDKVDQLLAI, from the exons ATGATTGTGTGCattattttgtgtttgtttgtttctttcGCATCAGCACAAA aaaacCCAATATCTAATCTTCTAGGAGGTATTCTTCAGACGGATTTGCTACCAGCACAAA ATGTCACAAAGTCGGGTCTTCTTGAGGGTATTCTTCAAAGTGATATTTTAGCACAAAAAA aTGGTACAAAGCCAGGTCTTTTAGATGGAATTCTAAAAAATGGTCTTTTAGCACCTAAAA ACAGCACAAAACCGAGTCTTGGTAGTATTCTACAGGAGGGTCTAAGTCGACCTTTGACTTCGTTACTATCAAAAAATTCTCCGGTGTTCACCTTACTCCAGCCATCTACATTAGAAGAAATTGTGTTAAAGCTTCTCGAGCTTCTGAAACCATTGTTGCCTTTCATCAACATCTTGCTCCAACACGTCACCGAGATTCTTATTGTGGTGATCAACAACCTTGGGGACTTCCTCGACCATTTAATTGCGATTTTGAATGCTCTGCTACCTGACTGGAAAAACATACTGCTTCAATTGGTGCAAACCTTGCTACAGCTCTTGAATGAAATCCTGCCACAGCTACGCCCCCTTCTGAAAGAAGTGCTGAAGTTGGTCCAGGGATTGCTGCAGTTCCTATTTGACGGGAATCTTTGTGACCTTGATAAGGTGTTTGACAAGGTTGACCAATTATTGGCAATCTAA
- the LOC105317776 gene encoding uncharacterized protein isoform X3 produces the protein MIVCIILCLFVSFASAQKNPISNLLGGILQTDLLPAQTSDVTKSGLLEGILQSDILAQKNGTKPGLLDGILKNGLLAPKNSTKPSLGSILQEGLSRPLTSLLSKNSPVFTLLQPSTLEEIVLKLLELLKPLLPFINILLQHVTEILIVVINNLGDFLDHLIAILNALLPDWKNILLQLVQTLLQLLNEILPQLRPLLKEVLKLVQGLLQFLFDGNLCDLDKVFDKVDQLLAI, from the exons ATGATTGTGTGCattattttgtgtttgtttgtttctttcGCATCAGCACAAA aaaacCCAATATCTAATCTTCTAGGAGGTATTCTTCAGACGGATTTGCTACCAGCACAAA cttCAGATGTCACAAAGTCGGGTCTTCTTGAGGGTATTCTTCAAAGTGATATTTTAGCACAAAAAA aTGGTACAAAGCCAGGTCTTTTAGATGGAATTCTAAAAAATGGTCTTTTAGCACCTAAAA ACAGCACAAAACCGAGTCTTGGTAGTATTCTACAGGAGGGTCTAAGTCGACCTTTGACTTCGTTACTATCAAAAAATTCTCCGGTGTTCACCTTACTCCAGCCATCTACATTAGAAGAAATTGTGTTAAAGCTTCTCGAGCTTCTGAAACCATTGTTGCCTTTCATCAACATCTTGCTCCAACACGTCACCGAGATTCTTATTGTGGTGATCAACAACCTTGGGGACTTCCTCGACCATTTAATTGCGATTTTGAATGCTCTGCTACCTGACTGGAAAAACATACTGCTTCAATTGGTGCAAACCTTGCTACAGCTCTTGAATGAAATCCTGCCACAGCTACGCCCCCTTCTGAAAGAAGTGCTGAAGTTGGTCCAGGGATTGCTGCAGTTCCTATTTGACGGGAATCTTTGTGACCTTGATAAGGTGTTTGACAAGGTTGACCAATTATTGGCAATCTAA